The Solibacillus sp. FSL W7-1436 genome window below encodes:
- the ccsB gene encoding c-type cytochrome biogenesis protein CcsB — MSLIDLSGYLLYAAFISYLVGTFLFAGAIKVKNDTAAARADKYGKIALVVTIIGFVAQLGYFITRWMYTGHAPVSNMFEFTTAFGMFIVLSFIVIYITYKVAALGVVALPIALLIIAYASMFPTEVSPLVPSLQSHWLTIHVTTAALGQSIFGISAVAGLIYLLRNVNMNERSKESFWLETVMFCCVLVVGFVAATVTFNAMDYEAKYEYVDTLDQVSTSTYLMPAIFGMNEYVELSEDRMTPLFELPALIDARKLTTVFWSVLFGTIIYLLIRLIFRRKIATMFQPLVKRVNSTLMDEIAYRSILIAFPIFTLGALIFAMIWAQEAWGRFWGWDPKEVWALITWLFYAAFLHLRLSKGWEGRKSAWLTVIGFLIILFNLVVVNLVIAGLHSYA; from the coding sequence ATGAGTTTAATCGATTTAAGCGGTTATTTACTGTACGCTGCATTCATTTCTTACTTAGTAGGTACATTTTTATTTGCAGGCGCAATTAAAGTGAAAAATGACACAGCAGCAGCACGGGCAGATAAATACGGTAAAATTGCCCTTGTAGTTACAATTATCGGCTTTGTTGCACAGTTGGGTTATTTCATTACGCGCTGGATGTATACAGGACATGCACCGGTTAGTAATATGTTCGAATTTACTACGGCATTCGGTATGTTCATCGTACTATCGTTTATCGTCATTTACATTACGTATAAAGTTGCGGCATTAGGTGTTGTTGCTTTACCAATTGCATTATTGATCATTGCCTATGCCTCTATGTTCCCGACAGAGGTAAGTCCTTTAGTCCCTTCGCTGCAAAGTCATTGGCTGACAATTCATGTTACAACTGCAGCATTGGGCCAGTCGATTTTTGGAATCAGTGCAGTAGCCGGACTTATTTACCTGCTGAGAAATGTAAATATGAACGAGCGCTCTAAAGAAAGTTTTTGGCTGGAAACAGTTATGTTCTGCTGTGTACTGGTTGTAGGGTTTGTTGCGGCAACGGTGACATTCAATGCGATGGATTATGAAGCGAAGTATGAATATGTTGATACATTGGATCAGGTCAGTACTTCTACCTATTTGATGCCGGCTATTTTTGGGATGAATGAATATGTGGAACTTTCTGAAGACCGTATGACACCGTTATTCGAGCTGCCGGCACTGATTGACGCACGGAAACTGACAACTGTTTTCTGGTCTGTTTTATTCGGCACAATCATTTATCTGCTGATACGACTGATCTTTAGAAGAAAGATAGCGACAATGTTCCAGCCATTAGTGAAAAGGGTCAACTCGACACTGATGGACGAAATTGCCTACCGCTCGATCCTTATTGCTTTTCCGATCTTTACATTAGGCGCGCTAATTTTTGCGATGATCTGGGCACAGGAGGCATGGGGCCGATTTTGGGGCTGGGATCCGAAAGAAGTATGGGCACTTATTACATGGCTTTTCTATGCGGCCTTTTTACACCTTCGCCTGTCGAAAGGCTGGGAAGGAAGGAAGAGTGCATGGCTTACGGTAATTGGTTTCCTTATTATTTTGTTCAATTTAGTCGTTGTTAATCTAGTTATTGCGGGATTACACTCTTACGCATAA
- a CDS encoding response regulator transcription factor, translating to MSENISVLIVDDEDRIRRLLKMYLEREGYLVEEAENGEQALSMALEKDYHCILLDIMMPEKDGLEVCAELREKKTTPIILLTAKGEEANRVQGFELGADDYIVKPFSPREVVLRVKAILRRSAVFSPVSNASSSKDLVVFPHLTIDHDAHRVTADGTEVNLTPKEYELLYFLAKSPDKVFDREQLLKEVWHYDFFGDLRTVDTHVKRLREKLNRVSEDAAKMIVTVWGVGYKFEVVND from the coding sequence GTGTCTGAAAATATTTCTGTGTTAATTGTGGATGACGAGGATCGAATTCGTCGTTTGTTAAAAATGTATTTAGAGCGTGAAGGCTATTTAGTAGAAGAAGCGGAAAATGGAGAACAAGCACTTTCGATGGCACTTGAAAAAGATTATCATTGTATTTTGTTGGATATTATGATGCCTGAAAAAGATGGTTTGGAAGTTTGTGCTGAACTGCGCGAAAAGAAAACAACGCCTATTATATTGTTGACGGCAAAAGGTGAAGAAGCTAACCGTGTACAAGGTTTTGAGCTTGGTGCGGATGATTATATCGTGAAACCATTTAGTCCGCGGGAAGTCGTATTACGTGTAAAAGCAATATTACGACGTTCAGCAGTATTTTCACCTGTTTCAAATGCTTCATCATCTAAAGATTTAGTTGTATTCCCGCATTTAACAATCGACCATGATGCGCATCGTGTAACAGCAGATGGAACGGAAGTAAATTTAACACCGAAAGAATACGAATTATTATACTTTTTGGCGAAGTCACCCGATAAAGTATTCGACCGTGAACAATTATTAAAAGAAGTTTGGCATTATGATTTCTTTGGTGATCTGCGCACAGTCGATACACATGTTAAGCGCCTGCGTGAAAAGCTGAACCGTGTCTCCGAAGATGCAGCGAAAATGATCGTAACGGTTTGGGGAGTAGGCTATAAATTCGAGGTTGTAAATGATTAG